Proteins found in one Gardnerella vaginalis ATCC 14018 = JCM 11026 genomic segment:
- a CDS encoding InlB B-repeat-containing protein: MARTKNSGSDVLSIKSAKHKSVSGDASNAKSVKSVKKNAKTAKRSSSSTATSASGHRLGVAAVALASTLSMVLPGAAALARTSFNPDSFDPSYVNSVAKTSGKGAGNGNGKGDGKGDGNGLYKHGLLNTGATFDRTTRQMVGSAKEYSVKNTDSNSIAEGVENQETVAGDSSVGVKDSGEYFVTNVDSSSPSNRSFDTNNFEDRSAASSADSNADNSATKTATKGKQDTSSSEIAKPVKSAKKSDTTQTKDEKTNPAETGKVAEKPKSNASVPAHKTTEKPAVAKPKVENSVKPADTKPADTKASYTKPAAAPAAKQSAQPETSQPASAKTVAKTKPEAKAEPNQNSAQTEHAENKQPATEQNTSAQPSSTHEENANTVNDENKPKVRSRRSVDESANGSNKGSSVTPASNAPETLSASAPSAGTESSSGAGNTASPSAEGNGNAQGGQGAQGQSAENPTAQGTAQGSHDNAQGAVTGTGVTGKDKSATPSASDTTPSPDSTPAGTQNTGTTTNNAATDPNSQVIKPNTDNPEAKSTEQANEQVQTDKKPKATYNLQIRYTIGGAANKQLVQPYELTIDKAGFDNLGKDGKYEYIELPKSAGYRPSVYHSGTYQYYIKNDKNEFVIDDGTNADAVRYLRLDKNLIKEYAVKKRQAVGGNNGAQAPQASSSQTTTNPQSSSSTQMPAEDGIQYYGELNINYAPKTAKYYVRHLVQDLDNKDKFIDAPNLGIGKVITITHKDGTSENIHVTEITGTVGSDVTAVSTYIPGYEPEHNLISSPLSDSEDEKDKLVLNLRYYRKAYEVTYDSAGGTDVTAQKVYYQQDVPQVKEPTRRGYTFKGWSLVDPNQKSDPLYDENTIVSLDDYKMPDHNVQFRANWEANNTTSYRVNVWVQKADLVDKDNPNSLKNYDFVGLVERKNVKTDSEVALNKMDDAGVANDTNKLNGENEDNYVENPELGLTKEELQGKDSDHKTGLISKFNWMNDTPVTSLDGYNTANPGAAENKGKDIFTRYFHVNKELTKKLNSEEHDFVPGRPDLGKRSKSQLCADDLNNTLNLVYDRNTYELIFAKPADINNGRLNNAAIKREDEHGNKTIYCYAGGGNCSDEYDDKNEDDSGNAINHKGYRVNVRYGQKLTDIWPDINELDFNEENIGSLGWTLGYAGDGRRCYRDTPPYRFTIKEFADPSLRVDFKNGAGIAPRISDDPSNPSAHQYELKDNQRLLTADSSSNSAPIQVIIRKQSIASAKNGGDDIGDNDYELSTDSYSKDDTDNSGYLYTAPSIAGFNPANGYDKTKVGDSLDSFDFEDNREEWYNESHGHGNWDDLSDGEKNAFAKKYHLAFRKYRGVPVDEQEDYSGDATEFETNKLLEFRYNRKSYDVQFYNADGKAIKDGNGSAKESLPFEYSLTKRGKKDLTGEDKDLYGNDTSYDASVTKDDAGNTSKQFDGKYTFTLNNKTYSIVRPADLPEDYVFKGWAVDQAGTQFINGENKDITMPVNGIKLYAAWGKPTNIKHTVTLDYHMPGTDENGNTIQDVVKKKEFARYNVIDEKNDIKVPTRKGYDFYGWEITKNGKTLPYAFGNKVVEDIKLDAVWVRDTRYNGTFKHIFLKPGYTFADYKKEGLSDAEKAAMVDHISTQTVSGLREHLRYNAEAVYSDETHFPDKHFTSFEASSDEKQNTGEFIYQTYNTRKYKVKYIDQNGKELLPESEVSSVNRNYDVAFYKPIEGFMPETTQKNIIYTTDSEGKQTNGIPTITFKYKDVRVLKRQDDNQYRPTNYTRYVFKVDDKQGSMGSVVDWQNNNVADGSALVYDAIKGTKAYQMPLPTVKAKQGYEFDGWTSQIGSYDAGSTKLQYADGVSRLPIRSEEQNSPEVIYTAKFKLKAPVAAAPQVLKPTENISIANSDDAKKLITNAGDYPDGAKFSFADGEKFDNTPGLHKIKVQVKLGDNSAEAEVLYRVLPDLVYASDWDKFKATDYGKAHIDEYAPITFTGKNDEGTIVGHDGDNANHPAGGETTLTAYVYKGKEVRIRVPQAFGKDHGQDNYYYVFKGWATKVVEPTAENPNPEQKYDIDPEGRYKDVTVDDNSGKTYTAVYKKIEYFSSTSDGGEVPKDAVVAIFKPAPGRLWKDGTSGPKVFYVKKGTDLEKITKEGSGALAWLNNQLTGAKGTWSRSSMLNDGKKVDSVPNVAESANKWKVDEPFQEFVADQTPWTEPTVQTDYLVAVQDKPDTLPKLTDFITNMPQLKADAATNNGVEDIKVEYDLPTEAEQNTLKQKMLKKPALYTVPLKVTVKYKDAADYKTYRLVGRLKVLYQLMYDKSLPKPDSTQPSHQPGDTNPLTGVAAERDLVLNKDKYVKVNFINANQVDHKDQGSLDKDTTKLYYVLKDDVTGVKAPQAVGKDYDADGYHYVFKGWRKLENFVDNDNSDARSRARRSLANQPEIPVTTLMVSEPASATSVDVQNANGEKLLTNDEIRKLKYSENTTYQAVYEKVMNIIDAKSNEKIPDNYVPYVFLPAFGRKWDDGSYKPKVIYFKSDSTTYENDVNNKTNELKQQLKGFSKWEVYDAGNKPVPLTDTNKNRQIRVYVANQIADMPVNVSQFVKSVGDEVPAPDELVSGVDPNNLEIAGMHGAGVAYSSGANSVRIAKPGITTVRVRVETSDPNKKGAKIVRYENVPIQVLPNVIAERDLPSSNSQAGKFILENYTKVTYVAGNGGTMQSRVHTYWVRKDRISEINNYIPDVLANKGYIFKNWDEVSYSKHIDTIYNSADNHKSTDIERETLAKIAERYGMSFTANVIRKSKNSTFAAIKNILAEAINNENMSYEASRNRLAIVAETLGKSYTAKIIRNSQHSTIEALKNLLVQAGITDADIAMVFPESETIITANFEKMAPMKFKFSGSAREGILTNFRLQNMTEGDVNNTTVTVDGKTLTINELVAQGLTSVNGINANYAGTECKISGTPKIVDGKPKVELTFTTTDKYGREAEITVEIDVISESKPAPVPTPAPVPTPVPPAPAPAPSKPEEEPRQEEYPYIPMPEAPLSEVVPEQAAEPKQATEPEAVKDSAKQPSEALPQTGSDVTQSALIASLLASVGLAGFAAKHRRRKNEDNES, from the coding sequence TGTTAAGAGCGTTAAGAAAAATGCTAAGACTGCTAAGCGTTCTTCCTCGTCTACTGCTACTAGTGCTTCTGGTCATCGCCTTGGCGTTGCAGCTGTAGCTTTAGCGTCTACATTGTCTATGGTGTTGCCTGGCGCAGCGGCTTTAGCTAGGACTTCTTTTAACCCTGATTCTTTTGATCCGTCTTATGTAAATAGTGTTGCTAAGACTTCTGGCAAAGGTGCTGGGAATGGTAATGGCAAGGGCGATGGCAAGGGCGATGGAAACGGCTTATATAAGCATGGATTGCTTAACACGGGTGCTACTTTTGATCGTACTACGCGTCAGATGGTTGGTTCTGCTAAAGAGTATTCAGTTAAAAATACTGATTCTAATTCTATCGCTGAAGGCGTTGAGAATCAGGAAACGGTTGCTGGCGATTCTTCCGTAGGTGTTAAGGATTCTGGCGAATATTTTGTTACAAATGTCGATTCGTCTTCGCCTTCAAATCGTTCTTTTGATACTAATAATTTTGAGGATAGATCTGCGGCTAGTAGTGCAGACAGTAATGCAGATAATAGTGCTACTAAGACTGCGACTAAGGGTAAGCAAGATACATCAAGTTCTGAGATTGCAAAACCTGTAAAATCTGCGAAGAAGTCTGATACAACGCAGACTAAGGATGAGAAAACCAATCCAGCTGAAACTGGTAAGGTTGCGGAGAAGCCAAAGTCGAACGCGTCTGTACCTGCACATAAAACGACTGAAAAGCCAGCTGTTGCAAAACCTAAAGTTGAAAATTCTGTAAAGCCAGCTGATACAAAGCCAGCTGATACAAAGGCTTCATACACAAAGCCAGCTGCTGCTCCTGCAGCGAAGCAATCTGCACAACCAGAAACTTCACAGCCTGCAAGTGCAAAGACTGTTGCGAAGACGAAACCAGAGGCAAAGGCTGAACCAAATCAGAATTCAGCGCAGACTGAACACGCTGAAAATAAGCAGCCTGCTACAGAGCAGAATACAAGCGCACAACCTTCAAGCACTCACGAAGAAAATGCGAATACAGTAAACGATGAAAATAAGCCAAAAGTGCGTTCTCGTAGAAGTGTTGATGAAAGTGCAAACGGTTCTAACAAGGGGAGTAGCGTAACTCCTGCAAGTAATGCGCCTGAAACTCTGTCTGCTTCTGCACCTTCAGCAGGTACAGAATCTAGCTCTGGTGCTGGAAATACAGCGAGCCCAAGTGCAGAAGGCAATGGCAATGCTCAAGGGGGGCAAGGTGCGCAAGGGCAAAGTGCAGAAAATCCAACTGCACAAGGCACTGCACAAGGTTCGCATGATAATGCGCAAGGTGCAGTTACAGGTACAGGCGTCACTGGCAAAGATAAAAGCGCTACGCCTTCAGCTTCTGACACAACGCCTTCACCTGATTCTACACCGGCTGGCACACAGAACACTGGCACAACAACTAATAACGCAGCAACTGATCCAAATAGCCAGGTAATTAAGCCGAATACAGATAATCCAGAGGCGAAGAGCACAGAGCAAGCCAACGAACAGGTACAAACCGACAAAAAGCCAAAAGCTACATACAATTTGCAAATTCGCTATACGATTGGCGGCGCTGCGAATAAGCAGCTTGTGCAGCCGTACGAGCTTACGATTGACAAAGCCGGCTTCGATAATCTTGGCAAAGATGGCAAGTACGAATATATTGAGCTTCCAAAGTCTGCTGGATACCGCCCATCTGTATATCATTCAGGCACATACCAGTACTACATTAAAAACGATAAAAACGAGTTCGTTATTGACGACGGTACGAATGCGGACGCTGTTCGCTACTTGCGTCTAGACAAAAATCTTATTAAAGAATACGCTGTAAAGAAAAGGCAGGCTGTTGGGGGAAATAACGGCGCTCAAGCTCCGCAAGCCTCATCATCTCAAACAACTACAAATCCGCAATCTTCATCCTCTACGCAGATGCCAGCAGAAGACGGCATTCAGTACTACGGCGAGTTGAACATCAACTACGCTCCTAAAACAGCTAAGTACTATGTGCGTCACTTGGTGCAAGATCTCGATAATAAGGATAAGTTTATCGATGCTCCAAATTTGGGTATAGGTAAAGTAATTACTATAACGCATAAGGATGGCACTTCTGAGAATATTCACGTTACAGAGATTACTGGCACAGTTGGCTCGGATGTAACAGCTGTTTCAACGTACATCCCAGGCTACGAACCGGAACATAATCTTATTAGCTCGCCGCTTTCGGATTCTGAAGATGAAAAAGACAAGCTTGTTTTGAACCTTCGCTACTACCGTAAAGCGTATGAAGTTACTTACGATTCTGCTGGCGGTACGGATGTTACTGCTCAAAAAGTGTATTACCAGCAAGATGTGCCACAAGTTAAGGAACCAACTAGGCGCGGTTACACTTTTAAAGGATGGTCTTTAGTTGATCCTAACCAAAAGAGTGATCCGCTTTATGATGAGAATACTATTGTTTCTCTTGATGACTACAAGATGCCGGATCACAATGTGCAATTCCGGGCTAATTGGGAAGCGAACAATACTACTAGCTACCGCGTGAACGTGTGGGTGCAAAAAGCGGATTTAGTTGACAAAGATAATCCAAATTCGCTTAAAAACTACGACTTTGTGGGTCTTGTTGAGCGCAAGAATGTGAAGACAGACAGTGAAGTTGCGCTTAATAAAATGGATGATGCCGGCGTTGCTAATGATACTAATAAGCTTAATGGTGAAAACGAAGATAATTATGTAGAAAACCCAGAGCTTGGCTTAACTAAAGAAGAGCTGCAGGGAAAAGATTCTGACCATAAGACTGGCTTAATTTCAAAGTTCAACTGGATGAACGATACGCCTGTAACAAGCTTAGATGGGTACAATACCGCGAATCCTGGTGCCGCTGAAAACAAAGGCAAGGATATATTCACACGCTACTTCCATGTGAATAAGGAGCTTACTAAAAAGCTTAACAGTGAGGAACATGATTTTGTGCCTGGCCGCCCAGATTTAGGCAAACGTAGTAAATCACAGCTTTGCGCGGACGACTTAAACAACACTCTTAACTTAGTTTACGACCGCAATACTTACGAGCTTATTTTTGCTAAGCCTGCTGATATAAATAATGGTCGCTTAAACAATGCTGCTATAAAAAGAGAAGATGAGCATGGAAATAAAACTATTTATTGCTATGCTGGCGGCGGAAATTGCTCAGATGAGTATGATGACAAAAACGAAGATGACAGCGGTAATGCAATTAACCATAAAGGTTACCGCGTAAATGTTCGTTACGGTCAAAAGCTTACTGATATTTGGCCTGATATAAATGAATTAGATTTTAATGAAGAAAATATAGGCTCTTTAGGTTGGACACTTGGATATGCAGGAGATGGTAGACGTTGCTATCGTGACACTCCTCCGTATCGTTTTACTATAAAAGAATTTGCTGATCCTAGTTTGCGTGTTGATTTTAAGAATGGTGCTGGCATAGCACCTAGAATTAGCGATGACCCTTCGAATCCTAGTGCACACCAATACGAGTTGAAAGATAATCAGCGTCTGCTTACAGCTGATAGCAGTAGTAACAGTGCGCCTATACAGGTGATTATTAGGAAGCAAAGTATAGCGTCTGCTAAAAACGGTGGCGATGATATAGGCGACAATGATTATGAGCTTTCAACTGATTCATATAGCAAAGATGATACTGACAATTCGGGTTATTTATATACAGCTCCATCTATTGCAGGTTTTAATCCTGCTAATGGTTATGATAAGACAAAAGTTGGTGATTCGTTAGATTCATTCGACTTTGAAGATAATCGGGAAGAGTGGTATAACGAATCTCATGGTCATGGGAATTGGGATGATTTAAGTGATGGTGAGAAGAATGCTTTTGCTAAAAAGTATCATTTAGCATTTCGAAAGTATAGGGGCGTTCCAGTAGATGAACAAGAAGATTATTCTGGTGATGCAACTGAATTTGAAACTAACAAACTACTTGAATTTAGGTACAACCGCAAGTCGTACGATGTGCAGTTTTATAATGCGGACGGCAAGGCTATAAAGGACGGCAATGGCTCTGCTAAAGAGAGCCTGCCGTTCGAGTATAGCTTGACTAAGCGCGGCAAAAAAGATTTGACGGGCGAAGACAAAGATTTATACGGAAACGATACGTCTTACGATGCTTCTGTAACTAAAGACGATGCCGGTAATACGTCTAAGCAGTTCGACGGCAAGTATACTTTCACGCTTAATAACAAGACTTACTCCATCGTTCGCCCTGCTGATTTGCCAGAAGACTATGTGTTTAAAGGCTGGGCTGTTGATCAGGCTGGTACTCAGTTTATAAATGGCGAAAACAAAGATATTACAATGCCAGTCAACGGCATTAAGCTTTACGCTGCCTGGGGTAAGCCAACTAATATTAAGCACACTGTGACGCTTGACTACCATATGCCTGGAACTGACGAAAACGGCAATACTATCCAAGATGTAGTTAAGAAAAAAGAGTTCGCTCGCTACAATGTTATTGACGAAAAGAATGATATAAAGGTTCCAACGCGTAAGGGCTACGACTTCTACGGTTGGGAAATTACTAAGAACGGCAAAACTTTGCCGTACGCTTTTGGCAATAAAGTAGTAGAAGATATAAAGCTTGATGCAGTGTGGGTTAGGGATACTCGCTACAACGGTACTTTTAAGCACATATTCTTAAAGCCAGGGTACACGTTTGCTGACTATAAGAAAGAGGGTCTTTCAGACGCAGAAAAAGCCGCGATGGTGGATCACATTTCTACTCAAACGGTTTCAGGTTTGCGCGAGCATTTGCGCTACAATGCTGAAGCAGTCTACAGTGACGAAACGCACTTCCCGGATAAGCATTTCACGAGCTTTGAAGCCTCGAGTGATGAGAAGCAGAATACTGGCGAGTTTATTTACCAAACGTACAATACGCGCAAGTATAAGGTAAAGTATATTGATCAAAACGGCAAGGAGCTTCTTCCAGAAAGCGAAGTCAGCTCTGTAAATAGAAACTATGACGTAGCATTCTATAAGCCGATTGAAGGATTTATGCCGGAAACTACGCAGAAGAATATTATTTATACTACTGATAGCGAAGGTAAGCAGACTAACGGTATCCCTACAATCACCTTCAAGTATAAAGACGTTCGCGTGCTTAAGCGCCAGGACGATAATCAGTATCGCCCAACCAACTACACGCGCTACGTGTTCAAAGTGGATGATAAGCAAGGCTCTATGGGTAGCGTTGTTGACTGGCAAAATAATAATGTAGCTGACGGCTCTGCTCTTGTGTACGACGCAATTAAGGGCACGAAGGCATACCAGATGCCACTTCCAACAGTGAAAGCAAAGCAAGGCTATGAGTTTGATGGCTGGACTTCGCAAATCGGTTCGTATGATGCTGGCTCTACGAAGCTTCAGTATGCTGATGGCGTAAGTCGCTTGCCGATTCGCTCTGAAGAGCAGAACAGTCCTGAGGTAATTTACACTGCTAAATTCAAGCTAAAAGCTCCTGTTGCTGCAGCTCCGCAAGTGCTTAAGCCAACTGAGAATATTAGTATTGCAAATAGTGATGATGCTAAGAAGCTTATAACGAATGCTGGTGATTATCCAGATGGTGCTAAGTTCAGCTTTGCTGATGGTGAAAAGTTTGACAACACTCCAGGCTTGCACAAGATTAAAGTGCAAGTGAAGCTTGGTGATAACAGTGCTGAAGCTGAAGTGCTGTACCGCGTGCTGCCAGATTTGGTGTACGCAAGCGATTGGGATAAGTTCAAAGCTACCGACTACGGCAAAGCTCATATTGACGAGTATGCACCGATTACTTTTACCGGAAAGAATGATGAAGGCACTATTGTTGGTCACGATGGAGATAATGCTAATCATCCTGCTGGCGGAGAAACTACTCTTACTGCGTACGTTTATAAGGGTAAGGAAGTTAGAATCCGCGTGCCGCAAGCCTTCGGTAAGGATCACGGTCAAGATAATTACTACTATGTGTTCAAGGGCTGGGCAACTAAGGTTGTAGAACCGACTGCTGAGAATCCAAATCCAGAGCAGAAGTACGATATCGATCCTGAAGGTCGTTATAAAGATGTTACTGTTGACGATAATTCTGGCAAAACTTACACCGCTGTTTACAAGAAGATTGAATACTTCTCTAGCACTTCTGACGGTGGTGAAGTTCCTAAGGATGCTGTAGTCGCAATCTTCAAGCCTGCTCCAGGGCGATTGTGGAAGGATGGCACAAGCGGCCCTAAAGTGTTCTACGTAAAGAAGGGTACTGATCTTGAGAAGATTACAAAAGAAGGAAGTGGCGCATTAGCTTGGCTTAATAATCAGCTAACTGGCGCTAAGGGAACTTGGTCTCGAAGCAGCATGCTTAACGACGGTAAGAAGGTTGATTCAGTTCCAAATGTCGCTGAATCTGCTAACAAGTGGAAAGTCGACGAACCATTCCAAGAGTTCGTGGCAGATCAAACCCCTTGGACAGAACCAACAGTGCAGACTGATTACTTGGTCGCTGTGCAAGATAAGCCTGACACGCTTCCAAAGTTAACCGATTTTATAACTAATATGCCTCAACTCAAAGCAGATGCTGCTACGAATAATGGCGTAGAAGACATAAAAGTCGAATATGATTTGCCAACTGAAGCTGAACAAAATACATTAAAGCAGAAGATGCTTAAGAAGCCTGCTTTGTACACTGTTCCTTTGAAAGTTACAGTTAAGTATAAGGATGCAGCAGATTACAAGACTTATAGACTTGTAGGACGCTTAAAGGTGCTTTACCAGTTGATGTACGATAAGAGCCTACCGAAACCAGATAGTACTCAGCCTTCACATCAGCCTGGCGATACTAATCCTCTTACGGGTGTTGCTGCAGAGCGTGATCTTGTTCTCAATAAGGATAAGTATGTTAAGGTCAACTTCATAAATGCCAATCAAGTTGATCATAAAGATCAGGGCAGCCTTGATAAAGATACTACTAAGCTGTACTACGTTCTTAAAGACGATGTTACGGGCGTAAAAGCTCCGCAAGCTGTTGGCAAGGATTATGACGCTGATGGATACCATTACGTGTTCAAAGGCTGGAGGAAGCTTGAGAATTTTGTTGATAATGATAATTCTGATGCTCGTTCGCGTGCAAGAAGAAGCTTAGCAAATCAACCTGAAATTCCTGTCACTACTTTGATGGTAAGTGAACCAGCATCTGCAACTAGCGTTGATGTGCAAAACGCGAATGGTGAAAAGTTGTTAACGAATGATGAGATTCGCAAATTAAAGTACTCTGAAAATACTACATACCAAGCAGTGTATGAAAAGGTGATGAACATCATCGACGCGAAGAGTAATGAGAAAATTCCAGATAACTACGTGCCGTATGTGTTCTTACCAGCTTTCGGAAGGAAGTGGGATGATGGCTCATACAAACCGAAAGTTATCTACTTTAAGTCCGATAGTACTACATATGAAAATGACGTTAATAATAAAACTAATGAGTTAAAGCAACAGCTTAAGGGCTTTAGCAAGTGGGAAGTTTATGATGCAGGCAACAAACCTGTTCCGTTAACTGACACAAATAAGAATAGACAAATTCGCGTATATGTTGCAAATCAGATTGCTGATATGCCTGTGAATGTATCTCAGTTTGTTAAGAGTGTTGGAGACGAAGTTCCTGCTCCTGATGAGCTTGTGTCTGGTGTTGATCCTAATAACCTAGAGATTGCGGGCATGCATGGTGCGGGTGTAGCTTATTCTTCCGGTGCCAATTCCGTTCGTATTGCAAAGCCGGGCATTACTACTGTTAGAGTGAGGGTTGAAACATCTGATCCAAATAAGAAGGGTGCAAAGATAGTACGTTATGAAAATGTACCTATTCAAGTGCTTCCGAATGTGATTGCAGAGAGAGATTTACCTTCAAGTAACAGTCAAGCAGGAAAGTTTATTTTAGAAAACTACACAAAGGTAACGTATGTAGCTGGCAATGGCGGAACTATGCAGTCACGAGTACATACATACTGGGTGCGTAAAGATAGAATATCTGAAATAAATAATTATATTCCAGACGTTCTTGCTAACAAAGGTTACATATTCAAGAATTGGGATGAAGTATCTTACTCTAAACATATTGATACCATCTATAACAGTGCTGATAACCACAAATCAACTGATATTGAGCGTGAAACATTAGCTAAGATTGCTGAACGCTATGGCATGTCGTTTACAGCTAATGTAATCCGCAAATCTAAGAATTCTACATTTGCGGCTATAAAGAATATTCTTGCTGAAGCTATAAATAACGAGAATATGAGTTATGAAGCAAGTCGTAATAGATTGGCTATTGTTGCTGAAACATTAGGAAAGTCATATACGGCAAAAATAATTCGTAATTCACAACACTCAACTATTGAAGCTTTGAAGAATTTACTTGTACAAGCTGGTATTACTGACGCTGATATTGCAATGGTATTCCCAGAAAGCGAAACCATTATTACTGCAAACTTCGAGAAGATGGCTCCTATGAAGTTTAAGTTTAGTGGTTCTGCTCGCGAGGGTATTCTAACGAACTTCAGATTGCAAAACATGACTGAAGGAGATGTTAATAACACAACGGTTACAGTAGATGGCAAGACATTAACTATTAACGAGTTAGTTGCTCAAGGCTTGACTTCTGTAAACGGCATTAACGCAAATTACGCTGGTACTGAATGCAAGATTTCTGGCACGCCTAAGATTGTTGACGGCAAGCCGAAAGTTGAGCTAACGTTTACTACTACCGACAAGTATGGTCGCGAAGCGGAAATTACTGTTGAAATTGATGTGATTTCTGAGAGCAAACCTGCTCCCGTGCCAACTCCAGCACCTGTTCCAACGCCTGTGCCGCCAGCTCCTGCACCAGCTCCGTCGAAGCCAGAAGAAGAACCAAGACAAGAAGAATATCCGTATATTCCGATGCCTGAAGCTCCTTTGTCTGAAGTCGTACCTGAACAGGCTGCGGAACCTAAGCAAGCAACAGAGCCAGAAGCCGTGAAGGATTCTGCAAAGCAGCCGTCAGAAGCTCTGCCTCAAACTGGTAGTGACGTTACACAGTCCGCGTTAATCGCCAGCTTGTTAGCGTCTGTTGGTTTAGCTGGATTTGCTGCTAAGCATCGCAGACGTAAGAACGAAGATAACGAAAGTTGA